One segment of Triticum aestivum cultivar Chinese Spring chromosome 2A, IWGSC CS RefSeq v2.1, whole genome shotgun sequence DNA contains the following:
- the LOC123184979 gene encoding UDP-glycosyltransferase 85A2-like, producing MAMATSSKPAKTTTPHILLLPYPAQGHVNPFLRLAKALHARGLHVTFVHTEHNHGRLLRSRGLGAVTAPADGFRFETIPDGLPRSDHDATQDIWALCEATRRACPGHLRALVERLGRTEGVPPVTCVVADGAMGFAVHAAKDMGLPAYLFFTPSACGFLCYLNFDQLVKRGYVPFKDESCFTNGYLDTPVDWITGMISNLRLRDFPTFIRTTNADDVMLTINIKQCELDAPAADGILLNTYDDLERAALDAIRERLPNTFVVGPLGPEVSPPSYLPSLTSSLWKEDDRCVEWLDAQAADGSVMYVNFGSITVVTRDQMVEFARGLADAGSPFLWVVRPDMVRDGGNDDGKMPVPDGFAEEVAGRGLMVGWCDQEAVLGHRATGGFLSHCGWNSTLESLCAGVPMLCWPFFSEQVTNCRYACEEWGVGVQMPREAGRGEVEAAVKELMGDGDKAVAMRRKAAEWKEKAVKAVVVVGSSQRDLERFVDEIARVKG from the exons ATGGCCATGGCGACGTCCTCGAAGCCGGCCAAGACGACGACGCCGCACATCCTGCTGCTCCCCTACCCGGCGCAGGGCCACGTGAACCCGTTCCTTCGTCTCGCCAAGGCCCTGCACGCGCGGGGGCTCCACGTCACCTTCGTCCACACGGAGCACAACCACGGCCGCCTCCTCCGCTCCCGCGGCCTCGGCGCTGTCACGGCCCCCGCCGACGGCTTCCGGTTCGAGACGATCCCCGACGGGCTCCCCCGTTCCGACCACGACGCCACGCAGGACATCTGGGCGCTGTGCGAGGCCACGCGCCGGGCGTGTCCTGGCCACCTCAGGGCGCTCGTCGAGAGGCTCGGGAGGACGGAGGGGGTCCCCCCGGTCACCTGCGTCGTCGCCGACGGCGCCATGGGGTTCGCGGTGCACGCGGCCAAGGACATGGGGCTGCCGGCGTACCTCTTCTTCACCCCCAGCGCCTGCGGCTTCCTGTGCTACCTCAACTTCGATCAGCTTGTCAAGCGAGGATACGTGCCATTCAAAG ATGAGAGCTGCTTCACCAACGGGTACCTGGACACCCCGGTGGACTGGATCACTGGCATGATCAGCAACCTCCGCCTACGTGACTTCCCGACGTTCATCCGTACTACCAACGCTGACGATGTGATGCTAACCATCAACATCAAGCAATGCGAGCTCGACGCCCCCGCCGCTGACGGTATCCTCCTCAACACCTACGACGACCTCGAGCGCGCCGCGCTGGACGCAATCCGCGAGCGCCTGCCCAACACCTTCGTCGTCGGGCCCCTCGGCCCGGAGGTCTCACCACCATCGTACCTCCCCTCACTCACCTCGAGCTTGTGGAAGGAGGACGACCGGTGCGTCGAGTGGCTAGACGCGCAGGCGGCAGACGGTTCCGTGATGTACGTCAACTTCGGGAGCATCACCGTGGTGACGAGGGACCAGATGGTGGAGTTCGCTCGAGGGCTAGCCGACGCTGGCAGCCCATTCCTGTGGGTTGTCCGGCCTGACATGGTGCGCGACGGCGGCAATGATGATGGCAAGATGCCGGTGCCGGATGGGTTCGCAGAGGAGGTCGCGGGACGAGGGCTGATGGTGGGGTGGTGCGACCAGGAGGCGGTGCTGGGCCACCGCGCGACCGGGGGTTTCCTGAGCCACTGTGGTTGGAACTCGACGTTGGAGAGCCTGTGCGCTGGCGTGCCGATGTTGTGCTGGCCCTTCTTCTCAGAGCAGGTGACCAACTGCCGGTACGCGTGCGAGGAGTGGGGTGTGGGCGTCCAGATGCCGCGCGAGGCCGGGCGGGGAGAGGTTGAGGCTGCCGTGAAGGAGCTGATGGGCGACGGGGATAAGGCAGTGGCAATGAGGAGGAAGGCAGCGGAGTGGAAGGAGAAGGCCGTGAAGGCGGTCGTAGTGGTGGGGTCATCACAACGGGACCTCGAAAGGTTCGTCGACGAAATTGCGCGTGTCAAGGGCTAG